A part of Flavobacteriaceae bacterium GSB9 genomic DNA contains:
- a CDS encoding nitrite reductase has protein sequence MKKTLLILTILLSFELYSQEIIKFSNAEFEFCLTKKCGENDCEITKIEVLKNGLLKQTIKPTENYFSKTFPNDQLFAIEDMNFDGKTDFRLMEFLPAGPNVPFLFWIYNPTNELFEENKDYGEITSPEFDYEKKQINSTWRNGCCEHGRDIYELENGIPKLIERFVIGHNSEDKEYYEHWKVENGELKLIEKTIE, from the coding sequence ATGAAAAAAACTCTGCTGATATTAACAATTCTGCTTTCATTTGAACTTTATTCACAAGAAATAATTAAGTTTTCAAATGCGGAATTTGAATTTTGTTTGACTAAAAAATGCGGAGAAAACGACTGTGAAATAACCAAAATTGAGGTTCTGAAAAATGGCCTTTTAAAGCAAACTATAAAACCAACCGAAAACTATTTCAGTAAAACTTTTCCAAACGACCAATTGTTTGCAATTGAGGATATGAATTTTGACGGAAAAACGGATTTTAGGCTAATGGAATTTCTTCCAGCTGGACCGAATGTTCCTTTTCTCTTTTGGATTTATAATCCGACAAATGAACTCTTTGAGGAAAACAAAGATTACGGAGAAATAACATCACCTGAATTTGATTACGAAAAAAAGCAAATTAATTCGACTTGGAGAAACGGTTGCTGTGAACACGGTCGAGATATTTATGAATTGGAAAACGGAATTCCAAAACTGATTGAACGATTTGTTATTGGACATAATTCAGAGGATAAAGAATATTACGAACATTGGAAAGTTGAAAACGGAGAATTAAAACTAATTGAAAAAACAATTGAATAA